The Gossypium hirsutum isolate 1008001.06 chromosome D06, Gossypium_hirsutum_v2.1, whole genome shotgun sequence genome contains the following window.
TAGTTCATGAATCGCCTTTAAAAGGTAACATTTAAGAAGCCGTCGAGTTTTGAAATTTTCATCATTCATAGTAACCTTTACGGTTCATGCAGCTGTCTTTAAAAGATGATATTTACAAGATCCGGGTTTGACATCATGGATCGAAAACTGCTAGCGCGGAAAATGTAGCTGTCGGTCAATGACATCGAAAGCTGTTAGACCAATGGCTATTGATGGTACAACCTGCAACAGAGTTTAAAAAATAACCCTTAAGATTATGATATCAAAGAACTTAACAAAGGGGTcattaatatattgaaattacctTTATATAATTAATGCATAAACCTGCATACAATTGTCTCCATCCTTGATTATGGGTGATGGATTTAAAGGCTTCAATGGAGTTTTTGTACCTCATACCATTCTGGTTCAGAATGTCTACCTGTAAAATAAAACAGCTTTTTGAATTTAAAGTTCGAAGATGAAGCTAGTTCAAACATGTGTGTCCAGTTTATCATCCAAGATTTTGCTTGATTATGGGTGATCGAGGTTGATACTATACCAACCTTCACTGGACAGCAACAAAGACATTAGCAACAGAGGTGGTTACTGGTCGGGTGTGATTTTGCTTGGCCTATGGCAGTCAAAAGCTTTCAATATTGCTCAAATCCGTTCACAATTGTAAATTACTAATTCAAGCATGTTAAGGCACACTTGACATGTTATAGTTgcatatttaatttttgtatggtaacttatataatatataaaagactAAATGTTCAAATCGGGGTTGCTCTTATTAGTGTTAAATATTTCAAAGTAGTCAAACAAGGACCAAAATCTTTTGAAAGTGCTTGAATAACGACCAAATGTTTTTGAAGTGTTTAAATAAAGGCTTCTCAAATGTcataaactaattttttattatttacatttcTTTTCAAACAATATGTAAATTCAACTGTTATGTGTTTTTATTCTTAACATATCAGCAATTACTTATTTTTTACTATAAACTAGGTCAAAgtgcatgaaaaacccttattttagcacttttgtaaaaattaaatcctTATATGACAATTTTAAAAGGTTTGATCTTGATCTAAGCAACTTTTAAAAAGTTGGACTCTAATCTGAATATTTAATTAgcctataaaaaataaaataatatattacaaaatatgaaaataaataggGTCAAGTTAagctttaaaagttaaaatgtcgAAGTTTAGCTTATATTTTAAATGAGTTCAATATTTTTACccaatatcattttttaaatttaatattttatctaaattctttcaaatatcAACAAAACTTTGGGATCGAACAAGTAACGTGACCCTTGAATAGGTCTAACCAACAACAAAGATCCAACGCGAAAATTTACCTGCATTTGTCTCCTAACAACATCCAATGGGTACATTACAGTTTGTCCAATTAAGGCAGCCAATGCTCCACATGAAAGATTCAATGCAACGGAGCTTTGATTTTCTTTGGGAACCCATCTTTTAAGCTCCTCATAACCATAAAACTTTATCACATTGTAAGGAAGGATTCCCCCTAGTGTTGGACCTAATCTTTAAAACTCAAAATGACTTATTGATTCAAGTTTTCAATAAGGTATTTTGTTCAAACatgtttcaaattttaataacttaCCTACACCTCGATAGAATCCGAGCATTCCACCTTGATTATAGATGGTCTTGAGGACGTTTGTTACCCCTCGTTGTGCGGTATGACCTGAATGGATACATTTTCGATAGTCACCGCTACTTTGATGTCGATCCACCACCTTAAAATGGAGAACTAGAGAATCAGGGATGTTGATTGAGAGGTTGATTTATATTTAGAGCAATGAGCCTCC
Protein-coding sequences here:
- the LOC107937245 gene encoding mitochondrial carrier protein CoAc1, producing the protein MGKESFDIGSSIDDDPYEYEHVQIVPFLAYYVMELITTGASTTVSKTTVAPLERIKILMQTRAEGFHSIGMYGSMKKLMKNEGLRGLYKANGVSIIRTLPHSIFQYVTYEQYQNFLQYKWRVERGPLLDILASSAASATAFLCTYPLDLARTKYAYQVVDRHQSSGDYRKCIHSGHTAQRGVTNVLKTIYNQGGMLGFYRGVGPTLGGILPYNVIKFYGYEELKRWVPKENQSSVALNLSCGALAALIGQTVMYPLDVVRRQMQVDILNQNGMRYKNSIEAFKSITHNQGWRQLYAGLCINYIKVVPSIAIGLTAFDVIDRQLHFPR